A stretch of the Rhizobium sp. CCGE531 genome encodes the following:
- a CDS encoding sugar ABC transporter ATP-binding protein, translated as MTNDVAVSMTAVAKSFGETKALKKCDFVARAGEVHAIVGENGSGKSTMAKIMSGVIAADAGSVLILGKSITSPVDAKGVGLATIFQEVLVADEASVLDNLFVGSEDLFSLRKSSKERESVAQGLLDRLVGKPVDLRQNVGELPLSIKQWIVIARAVLRKPKVLILDESSAALDLDATVRLHEEIDRLRSEGCAVIIVTHRIAELVRIADRATILRDGFTVGVLEKSEITEANLLRMMTPQDRQISAAASTSAPGLSGDLKEVLSVHGARPQEASQPFDFVLPEGSIVGVAGLDGQGQDAFVRLVARIMSPFGGEVRILNRESTGFVTVGALDDAANNGIVYVSGDRKREGIFPQQSIFENLAIGIYQKNLGPFGVIRRKKLKQTFAREVERLRVKIGHPDNRITSLSGGNQQKVLIGRAFANDPRVIVLNDPARGVDLNTKRDLYRELRLFAEGGGSVIYLSSEIEEFLGFADRVDVFHKGSIHRSLDGPDINEETILAAMFGRSVADTMEFSKERKAH; from the coding sequence ATGACGAATGACGTCGCCGTAAGCATGACGGCCGTTGCCAAATCGTTTGGCGAAACGAAGGCTTTGAAAAAATGCGATTTTGTCGCCAGGGCAGGAGAGGTGCACGCGATCGTTGGCGAGAATGGCAGCGGCAAGAGCACCATGGCGAAGATCATGTCCGGAGTTATCGCTGCCGATGCAGGATCTGTCCTGATCCTTGGCAAGTCCATCACCTCGCCAGTCGATGCCAAAGGGGTTGGTCTCGCGACGATCTTCCAGGAAGTCCTTGTCGCCGATGAGGCAAGTGTCCTCGACAACCTTTTCGTGGGAAGCGAGGACCTGTTCTCGCTTCGGAAATCCTCCAAGGAACGTGAAAGCGTTGCGCAAGGCCTTCTGGACCGCCTGGTGGGAAAGCCTGTCGATCTCCGGCAGAACGTCGGTGAACTTCCGCTCAGCATCAAGCAATGGATCGTTATCGCCCGGGCCGTTCTGAGGAAACCCAAGGTCTTGATCCTGGACGAGTCCTCGGCTGCACTCGATCTCGACGCGACCGTAAGGCTCCACGAAGAGATCGATCGGCTCCGTTCCGAGGGGTGCGCGGTAATCATCGTCACGCACCGCATCGCCGAGCTCGTCCGGATCGCCGATCGGGCGACAATACTGAGAGACGGTTTCACTGTGGGTGTCCTTGAGAAATCCGAGATCACCGAGGCCAATCTCCTGCGCATGATGACCCCTCAAGACCGCCAGATTTCCGCCGCTGCTTCAACGTCTGCACCGGGCCTGTCGGGTGATCTCAAGGAGGTTCTTTCCGTCCATGGCGCGCGCCCCCAAGAGGCATCGCAACCGTTCGACTTCGTCCTTCCGGAGGGATCTATCGTGGGCGTTGCGGGGCTGGACGGCCAGGGCCAGGACGCCTTCGTGCGACTGGTCGCAAGGATTATGTCGCCGTTCGGAGGGGAGGTCCGGATCCTGAATAGGGAAAGCACCGGCTTCGTCACAGTCGGCGCGCTCGACGACGCCGCGAATAACGGCATTGTGTACGTATCCGGAGACCGGAAGCGGGAAGGAATTTTCCCACAGCAGAGCATTTTCGAGAACCTCGCCATCGGTATCTACCAAAAAAACCTAGGGCCGTTCGGTGTCATCAGGCGGAAAAAGCTGAAGCAGACCTTTGCCCGGGAGGTCGAGCGGCTCCGCGTCAAGATCGGGCACCCGGACAACCGGATTACGTCCCTTTCCGGTGGCAACCAGCAGAAGGTCCTGATCGGTCGTGCCTTCGCCAATGATCCCAGAGTGATCGTTCTAAACGACCCTGCTCGAGGCGTAGACCTCAACACCAAACGCGACCTGTATCGCGAGCTTCGGCTGTTTGCCGAAGGTGGCGGCTCGGTAATCTACCTTTCAAGCGAGATCGAGGAGTTTCTCGGTTTCGCCGATCGCGTTGATGTCTTTCACAAAGGGAGCATCCATCGTTCCCTCGACGGCCCCGACATCAACGAAGAAACCATTCTCGCTGCAATGTTCGGCCGCTCGGTTGCCGACACCATGGAATTCTCCAAAGAGAGAAAGGCACACTGA
- a CDS encoding ABC transporter permease has protein sequence MSQRFGFPALDRSLTVPLVLFGVLLVAAAVLSPRLFTATGMGGAIIVAAPLILTTLALTPIVMAGRGSVDLSVGPLMGFVNVTLIGWLSASGYTSPLAVICWVVAIGALYQLLQALIIIYVRVAPIIVTLSSFLVLSGLNLMVMSRPGGVAPDWMMTWGAGTTILSPVLIIVLAALALWAVMRRTTFYSHLRMTGADERMAYTSGVKVDTVRICAHLLGGVFVGLAALSYTALISSGDPTQGSSYTLQAVTALVLGGANLAGGRGGALGSTLGALNMFLISYLLSAFSFGSVTGFVTQMAFGLILVASLLVNVFMTARRTAF, from the coding sequence ATGTCGCAACGTTTTGGATTTCCTGCGCTCGACAGGTCGCTGACCGTACCGCTCGTTCTTTTCGGAGTGTTGCTCGTCGCCGCAGCCGTGCTCTCGCCGCGGCTGTTCACCGCAACCGGAATGGGCGGAGCAATCATCGTCGCAGCACCTTTGATCCTCACGACGTTGGCCCTGACACCGATCGTGATGGCAGGCCGCGGTTCGGTCGACCTGTCCGTTGGCCCGCTGATGGGTTTCGTGAACGTCACCCTGATCGGCTGGCTCTCGGCAAGTGGTTACACGTCTCCGCTCGCGGTGATTTGCTGGGTGGTGGCAATCGGCGCACTCTACCAGTTGCTGCAGGCGCTCATCATCATCTACGTCCGGGTCGCCCCCATCATCGTCACGCTCTCCAGCTTCCTCGTCCTTTCAGGCTTGAACCTCATGGTCATGTCAAGGCCGGGCGGCGTTGCGCCGGACTGGATGATGACGTGGGGAGCAGGAACGACGATCTTATCTCCGGTGCTGATCATCGTCTTGGCGGCGTTGGCTCTTTGGGCCGTTATGCGCCGGACCACCTTTTACTCCCACCTCCGCATGACAGGCGCTGACGAACGGATGGCCTACACGAGCGGGGTGAAAGTCGACACCGTACGCATCTGCGCCCATCTCCTCGGCGGCGTCTTCGTCGGCCTTGCCGCGCTCAGCTATACGGCATTGATCTCTTCGGGCGATCCCACCCAGGGAAGCAGCTACACGCTCCAGGCGGTTACCGCCCTGGTGCTCGGTGGCGCAAACCTGGCTGGCGGGAGAGGGGGAGCTTTGGGGTCCACGCTTGGTGCGCTGAACATGTTCCTCATCTCGTACCTGCTTTCCGCCTTCAGCTTCGGAAGCGTGACGGGGTTCGTGACGCAAATGGCTTTCGGCCTGATCCTCGTGGCATCGCTCCTCGTCAACGTATTCATGACGGCCCGGCGCACGGCTTTCTAA
- a CDS encoding ABC transporter permease: MMSQITGRSVKLQRSIVIGFGLLAALLVLGTILVPGFISPRNARSVLLLAAFLGLASLGQTLCAMVGALDLSIPYVIGGANILFPSLLVTGMPAWLAVIVVVLLGAAIGLANGFLSFRLQGQALIMSLGVGFAFVGAVQLYTSIGSDYGGTVFAPVPDWLRNIAAFNGKTFGLPLPPVVLVWLLVTLVTIWALYNTWFGRSIYAVGGSRTAAARLGISETKVWTSIHGISGAMSALTGVLLLGFSGGGFVGVGDPYLFTTVAAVVIGGTSLLGGAGGYGATVLGVLVLTILTSLLVGLGLSFAAQQAIVGLLIVPMVAVYARTPHIRNQI; encoded by the coding sequence ATGATGAGCCAAATCACAGGACGATCGGTAAAGCTGCAGCGCAGCATCGTAATTGGCTTTGGTCTGCTTGCGGCACTTCTCGTGCTGGGTACGATCCTCGTTCCTGGGTTCATCTCGCCCCGTAACGCGCGTTCGGTATTGCTGCTCGCCGCTTTCCTGGGGCTTGCATCGTTGGGACAGACGCTATGTGCCATGGTCGGCGCGCTTGATCTTTCCATTCCCTATGTCATCGGGGGAGCGAATATTCTCTTTCCAAGCCTGTTGGTCACCGGGATGCCTGCCTGGCTGGCCGTGATAGTGGTCGTTCTTCTGGGAGCAGCAATCGGGCTTGCGAATGGCTTTTTGAGCTTCAGGCTGCAGGGCCAGGCTCTCATCATGTCCCTAGGGGTCGGCTTCGCATTTGTCGGCGCGGTACAACTCTACACCTCCATCGGTTCCGACTACGGCGGAACGGTTTTCGCCCCCGTACCGGACTGGCTCCGGAATATCGCCGCGTTCAACGGGAAGACCTTCGGGCTGCCCCTGCCGCCCGTGGTGCTGGTGTGGCTCCTCGTCACGCTCGTCACCATCTGGGCTCTGTATAACACATGGTTCGGCCGCTCCATCTACGCCGTCGGCGGCAGCAGGACTGCAGCGGCACGGCTTGGCATTTCCGAAACCAAGGTCTGGACCAGCATTCACGGTATCAGTGGGGCGATGTCGGCACTGACGGGCGTATTGCTGCTCGGGTTTTCCGGCGGCGGCTTCGTTGGCGTCGGAGACCCATATCTCTTCACCACCGTTGCGGCCGTTGTGATCGGCGGCACCTCGTTGCTCGGTGGCGCAGGCGGATACGGGGCAACCGTTCTCGGGGTACTCGTATTGACGATATTGACGTCCCTGCTGGTCGGGCTCGGCCTCAGCTTTGCCGCGCAACAGGCGATCGTGGGTCTGCTGATCGTGCCGATGGTGGCCGTCTACGCGCGTACCCCGCATATCCGCAACCAGATCTGA
- a CDS encoding NADPH-dependent FMN reductase — translation MKIVAITGNVSRPSKTRALGEYALSSVPPGHARYLFDLVDVLPVLGTTLWRSEAPAGLANVLDAIQSSDVLVVGTPVFKSSMTGLLKHLFDLFEMTALQGKPVLIFATGKAEAHGEHVEAHLRSLMGFFKAEVRGDFIYAMDGDFPDSAPSAELRERVDRQLARTLGHG, via the coding sequence ATGAAGATTGTCGCGATAACCGGCAATGTCTCGCGCCCCTCCAAGACGCGGGCGCTCGGGGAATACGCACTCTCGAGCGTCCCGCCCGGCCACGCCCGGTATCTGTTTGACCTGGTCGATGTTCTCCCGGTGTTAGGAACCACGCTGTGGCGTTCGGAGGCTCCTGCTGGACTTGCGAACGTTCTTGACGCAATCCAATCTTCAGACGTCCTCGTTGTGGGGACACCGGTCTTCAAGTCCTCGATGACCGGTCTTCTCAAGCATCTTTTCGACCTCTTCGAAATGACAGCCCTGCAGGGTAAACCCGTTTTGATATTCGCAACGGGTAAGGCCGAGGCCCATGGCGAGCATGTCGAGGCTCACCTGCGCTCATTGATGGGCTTCTTCAAAGCCGAGGTTCGCGGTGACTTCATCTATGCGATGGACGGCGACTTCCCGGATTCGGCACCATCTGCGGAACTTCGGGAGCGGGTCGACCGCCAACTCGCACGCACTCTGGGCCATGGTTAG
- the ribB gene encoding 3,4-dihydroxy-2-butanone-4-phosphate synthase produces the protein MKFASIESAVKAIAAGEMIIVVDDEDRENEGDILVAAEKVTNDHVAFMMRYARGLICVPLTGERLDELDIPLMVERNSDSLQTAFTVSVDLIEGVSTGISAEDRAKTIRALANASTMPEELSRPGHIFPLRANPSGVLGRAGHTEAAVDFARLAGLEPAGVICEIANDDGTMARLPELSEFAAHHDLLMVTIEALIDYCREIDESGPRVEDAAAAAMSNVSYLTSRRSTCPQRESGTPALVVSDTPKEKRVSKVPEALVTLTDLGFAVR, from the coding sequence ATGAAGTTTGCTTCCATCGAGAGCGCGGTTAAAGCAATCGCCGCCGGAGAGATGATCATCGTCGTGGACGACGAAGACCGGGAAAACGAAGGCGACATCCTCGTTGCCGCGGAGAAGGTGACGAACGATCATGTTGCCTTCATGATGCGTTATGCGCGCGGCCTGATCTGCGTTCCCTTGACCGGGGAGCGGTTGGACGAACTGGATATCCCGCTCATGGTGGAGCGCAACTCGGATTCCTTGCAGACGGCGTTCACGGTCTCAGTGGACCTGATAGAAGGCGTATCGACCGGTATTTCCGCAGAAGACCGCGCCAAGACCATCAGGGCGCTTGCCAACGCATCGACGATGCCGGAGGAGCTGTCCCGGCCAGGCCACATATTCCCCCTGCGGGCAAACCCGTCGGGTGTTCTCGGACGCGCCGGCCATACGGAAGCCGCGGTGGATTTCGCTCGGCTGGCCGGGCTCGAGCCAGCGGGTGTTATCTGCGAAATCGCCAACGACGACGGCACTATGGCGCGTCTTCCCGAGCTCAGCGAATTCGCCGCGCACCACGACCTTCTCATGGTGACCATCGAAGCCCTGATCGATTATTGCCGTGAGATCGATGAAAGCGGCCCTCGTGTAGAGGACGCAGCCGCGGCGGCGATGTCCAATGTTTCGTATCTGACGAGCAGACGTTCCACGTGCCCGCAGAGGGAGAGCGGAACTCCTGCGTTGGTGGTCTCCGATACACCAAAAGAAAAGCGCGTTTCGAAGGTGCCAGAGGCCCTCGTAACGTTAACGGACCTTGGATTCGCTGTGCGATGA
- a CDS encoding AraC family transcriptional regulator, translating to MLGYRFGKEVMMWRVESVPLIDHFSLKGTCSEELAEALSRLSPQSPAHVEGDKTIAYDIHAIANGPIAVIAAHYEGDLKVQHLGPAEANIIMLPLHGRSVVTVDGRQIPSEGRRGVFVNSMSASATQFIGPRKHLGLRIAHDELTRRLERRLNTPIRGSLDFSPEIDLSVGFGSLLVQLVPVLYAGLRDGILHQSPIALNHLTETTMELLIEAAQHRYSPELCRVAEPPLPKAVKRAIDYMRANIARPLSLEEIATACGVSRRTLQNGFRNFRNTTPQAFLQHLRFESVHEELMKGEPGLSVTQVALKWGFVHRGRFSADYRKRYGVLPSETLRIS from the coding sequence ATGCTTGGATACCGTTTCGGGAAGGAAGTGATGATGTGGAGAGTTGAGAGTGTCCCCCTCATTGACCATTTCTCGCTCAAAGGCACTTGCAGCGAGGAACTCGCGGAAGCGCTTTCCAGGCTTTCCCCGCAGTCACCAGCGCATGTAGAGGGCGATAAGACGATCGCCTACGATATACATGCGATCGCCAACGGCCCGATTGCAGTTATTGCTGCGCACTACGAGGGCGACCTCAAGGTACAGCACCTGGGACCGGCGGAGGCAAACATCATCATGCTTCCACTCCATGGGCGATCGGTCGTTACCGTGGACGGCAGACAAATCCCGTCGGAGGGAAGGCGTGGCGTTTTCGTGAACAGCATGTCGGCGAGTGCAACCCAGTTCATTGGGCCCAGAAAACATTTGGGTCTCAGGATCGCCCATGATGAATTGACGCGCCGCTTAGAACGTCGGCTCAATACGCCGATAAGAGGCAGCCTCGATTTCTCGCCAGAAATCGATCTGTCGGTCGGGTTCGGCTCTCTTTTGGTGCAACTGGTACCAGTGCTGTATGCTGGATTACGAGACGGAATCCTCCATCAATCACCGATAGCACTTAATCACCTCACCGAAACGACGATGGAGCTTTTGATCGAAGCTGCGCAGCATCGCTACTCACCTGAGTTATGCCGCGTTGCTGAACCACCCTTACCCAAGGCCGTTAAGCGGGCGATCGACTATATGCGTGCCAATATTGCTCGGCCGCTATCTCTTGAGGAAATCGCAACGGCCTGTGGTGTTAGCCGACGCACTCTTCAGAACGGTTTTCGCAACTTCCGAAATACGACCCCTCAGGCATTTCTGCAGCACCTTCGGTTTGAATCAGTGCATGAGGAGCTGATGAAAGGAGAGCCTGGCCTCTCGGTCACCCAGGTCGCTCTGAAATGGGGCTTCGTGCATAGAGGCAGGTTTTCTGCGGACTATCGGAAGCGCTATGGAGTACTTCCCTCGGAAACATTGCGTATATCATAG
- a CDS encoding methyl-accepting chemotaxis protein, protein MSRLPLSLLLMILAIIPLTAFLLIGVSTSLGYYHEYSTFRSAQTTQQLGREGGFLAQAVAAEAFAGADVRRARRAASDSAFTAVFSAYDSWKKAFDDPAIERAVQIIRERRENIDSFRRRVDDGTAGEAEGAVALRPAAVAGLELVRRTGATVNDLDLARQITGFHALMQITEASLLEIRPGRAYIKNSVMSVDLFSSLLQSKNLKQLYVPTMHEFLPADLVKSYDDFEASAAGKFIADVRDQMYANQPGVSFPAETLDRWSEMTQQRAALLTELVMRTGDKLDEMASQRYADLRNAFIGYSGATLLIMSTVLILSISVVRKISSSIRTLTSRMKALAEGNTSAPVPLTIRRDEIGDMARCLEFFRGVAIQKNHLETSAEAERVRSDQEKLDIQIRAEEEAEERLVRATTALATGLKRMADGDLIYEIDEPLAPQFESLRRDFNASIRQLRDALVTVGHSVETVTNGSSDVSAASENLSRRTEQQAASLEETAAALEEITANVVSTTKRTAEARGAVRQMRDHAEMSGRVVRNAIGAMNRIENSSKQIAQIISVIDAIAFQTNLLALNAGVEAARAGDAGKGFAVVAQEVRELAQRSATAAKEIKDLIGNSALAVDEGVRLVSETGSGLRTIEELVQDVNLHMDAIATASQEQSSGLREINGAVNHMDHATQENANMVAEMNSAGSHLAQESQSLAALLRHFHFEEKSADFQPQTVTGELGKRSPAGQTRVGRGNYPMRRGNLALAPSNDDWQAL, encoded by the coding sequence ATGTCGAGACTGCCGCTATCTCTACTTTTAATGATTTTGGCAATTATCCCTTTGACGGCTTTCCTACTCATAGGAGTATCGACATCACTGGGCTATTACCACGAATACTCTACGTTTCGAAGCGCGCAAACAACGCAGCAACTTGGGCGGGAAGGTGGGTTCCTGGCCCAAGCTGTAGCGGCAGAAGCGTTTGCAGGCGCCGACGTCCGTCGGGCAAGACGAGCCGCATCGGACAGCGCTTTTACAGCGGTCTTTTCCGCTTACGACTCTTGGAAAAAGGCATTCGACGATCCGGCCATAGAGCGGGCAGTACAGATCATTCGGGAAAGGCGGGAGAATATCGACAGCTTCCGCCGGCGCGTCGATGACGGGACCGCTGGCGAGGCGGAGGGAGCCGTTGCCTTGCGCCCAGCTGCCGTTGCGGGTTTGGAGCTCGTCCGTCGCACTGGGGCGACTGTCAATGACTTGGACTTGGCACGTCAAATCACCGGTTTTCACGCGTTGATGCAGATCACGGAAGCAAGTTTGCTGGAGATCAGGCCGGGCCGAGCCTACATCAAAAATTCAGTAATGTCCGTCGATCTATTTTCGTCCCTCTTACAGTCGAAAAATCTAAAGCAGCTTTATGTGCCCACCATGCACGAATTTCTCCCTGCCGATCTCGTCAAATCGTATGACGACTTCGAGGCCAGCGCCGCAGGCAAGTTCATCGCGGACGTTCGCGATCAGATGTATGCGAACCAGCCGGGCGTTTCGTTCCCCGCCGAGACGTTGGATCGATGGAGTGAAATGACCCAACAGCGGGCTGCTTTGTTGACCGAACTCGTTATGCGCACCGGCGACAAGTTGGACGAGATGGCATCTCAGCGGTACGCCGATCTTCGCAATGCCTTTATCGGCTACTCCGGCGCCACACTTCTGATCATGTCGACGGTACTCATTCTGAGCATTTCGGTCGTTCGGAAAATTTCAAGCTCCATTCGAACACTGACAAGCCGGATGAAGGCACTCGCAGAAGGGAATACGTCGGCGCCGGTGCCCTTGACGATCCGACGCGACGAGATCGGCGACATGGCGCGTTGCCTCGAGTTTTTCCGCGGCGTGGCCATACAAAAAAATCACCTGGAGACATCCGCGGAAGCTGAGCGCGTTCGTTCTGACCAAGAGAAGCTGGATATTCAGATAAGGGCTGAAGAAGAAGCAGAAGAGCGCCTCGTCCGAGCGACGACGGCATTGGCAACCGGGTTGAAGCGGATGGCGGATGGAGACCTGATTTATGAGATCGACGAACCGTTAGCGCCACAGTTCGAAAGCTTGCGCAGGGACTTCAACGCATCCATTCGCCAGCTCCGGGACGCGCTTGTTACCGTCGGCCATTCAGTCGAAACGGTCACGAATGGCAGCTCGGACGTCTCGGCCGCATCTGAAAATCTTTCAAGACGCACCGAGCAGCAGGCGGCTTCGCTCGAGGAAACTGCAGCCGCGTTGGAGGAAATAACCGCCAACGTTGTATCGACGACAAAGAGGACGGCTGAGGCGCGCGGAGCCGTCCGACAGATGCGAGATCATGCGGAAATGTCCGGTCGCGTTGTGCGCAATGCTATCGGAGCCATGAACCGCATTGAAAACTCCTCTAAGCAGATTGCGCAGATCATTAGCGTCATCGACGCGATCGCCTTCCAAACGAACCTCCTGGCGCTGAACGCTGGCGTCGAAGCAGCGCGTGCTGGCGACGCGGGAAAAGGCTTTGCGGTTGTTGCCCAGGAGGTCAGGGAGCTTGCACAGCGCTCAGCGACAGCGGCGAAAGAAATCAAGGATCTCATCGGCAATTCAGCTCTGGCGGTCGACGAGGGCGTAAGGCTCGTGAGCGAAACCGGCTCGGGCCTGAGAACGATTGAAGAGCTTGTGCAGGATGTAAATCTTCATATGGACGCAATCGCAACAGCCTCCCAGGAACAATCGTCGGGCCTGCGCGAGATCAACGGCGCGGTTAATCATATGGACCATGCCACTCAAGAAAATGCGAACATGGTCGCGGAGATGAATTCTGCAGGATCACACCTCGCTCAAGAGAGCCAAAGCCTCGCCGCGCTGTTGAGACATTTCCACTTCGAGGAAAAGAGCGCGGATTTCCAGCCACAGACGGTGACGGGCGAACTTGGAAAGAGGTCCCCGGCCGGTCAGACAAGGGTTGGCCGCGGAAACTATCCGATGCGCCGCGGTAACCTAGCACTTGCGCCTTCGAACGATGATTGGCAAGCGTTGTAA
- a CDS encoding bifunctional diguanylate cyclase/phosphodiesterase, with amino-acid sequence MTQIRQSELTSRLGQLVETQMATDAQTIQGRNVLRNAVNASPPLATGMASPFSEASVIRPSHGHDEDVANLGQPFEKSFRAPPRHSESTVDMPFDAEEMSSAVVLDAIPLPVFFKNRDGVHLGCNRAFESFSGRSRAEIIGKTVFDLVPAPIAETYAALDEALFANGGVQQYEAKATAEDGGVVDLLLSKTAITDIAGNRIGLVGAMLDITERKRAEHDLKEALEFAEGIIAAIPDVLFEVDADGRYLQVWARNQELLAQRKEVLLGKLVRDVLPPDQGDIAMLALEEANETGASYGRCVRIALPNGESRWFELSVAKRPSSNHSTVTFLVLSRDITERKHAEGTTIEARARLLSVLQTIPDMVWLKDVTGKYLLCNHAFEGLVGKAEAEIVGKTDYDLFTPELAQFFRDKDEEAMQAGRILIDEERFTAHEDGRSVLLETRKVPVFSGGKLTGILGVARDITELDTSRKKIRQMAFYDSLTGLPNRTLFNERLREMIRDAASAGQRAGVMLVDMDHFKAVNDTMGHPVGDELLRQVATRLKEGVRTSDTVARLGGDEFAVLLPNVKDNDDLAQIASRMLAAFGERFMLSDREFFVSCSIGIAVFPNDGDAPDDLVKYADSAMYLAKRSGRSNFRFYSRDLTIGAEKRLALESDLRLAMKHGQLELHYQPKVLLDNGKVIGSEALLRWHHPRLGMIPPGEFIGVAEETGLIIDLGRWVLHEACLTAAVMNADGLPPHKIAINLSPKQFQCPHLSQTIADVLQETGCRAEWIEVEITESLLLHNCEGVSTTLSQLHASGISIAIDDFGTGYSSLSYLANFPIDTLKIDRSFINRSDKRSRELVKAILSIARCLGQNVVAEGVETVEQEKFLTESGCAVAQGFYYSKPIPKSELLVANARP; translated from the coding sequence ATGACACAGATACGTCAATCGGAACTAACATCCCGCCTCGGACAGCTTGTAGAAACGCAGATGGCGACTGATGCTCAAACCATCCAGGGGCGTAACGTCTTACGCAATGCGGTCAATGCCAGTCCTCCGCTTGCCACGGGCATGGCATCGCCATTTTCGGAGGCCTCCGTTATCCGGCCATCGCATGGTCACGACGAGGATGTCGCTAATCTGGGGCAACCCTTTGAGAAGTCTTTTCGGGCGCCCCCCCGGCATTCTGAGTCAACCGTCGACATGCCATTCGACGCCGAAGAGATGTCCAGTGCCGTCGTGCTCGACGCCATCCCACTACCCGTCTTCTTCAAGAACAGGGATGGGGTTCACCTTGGTTGTAACAGGGCGTTTGAAAGCTTCTCCGGCCGCTCAAGAGCAGAGATTATCGGAAAAACCGTTTTTGATTTGGTACCCGCACCCATAGCCGAGACGTATGCCGCGTTGGACGAGGCGCTTTTTGCAAATGGCGGTGTTCAGCAATATGAAGCAAAGGCCACCGCGGAAGATGGTGGCGTGGTTGATCTTTTACTCAGCAAAACAGCGATCACTGATATCGCCGGTAACAGGATCGGCTTGGTTGGCGCGATGTTGGACATCACAGAACGAAAACGTGCGGAGCATGATCTCAAAGAGGCTCTTGAATTCGCAGAGGGAATTATCGCCGCCATTCCTGACGTTCTGTTCGAGGTAGATGCCGACGGTCGCTACCTGCAGGTCTGGGCAAGGAATCAGGAGCTCCTGGCGCAGCGAAAAGAAGTGCTGCTCGGTAAGCTTGTCCGCGATGTGCTCCCTCCAGATCAGGGCGACATCGCTATGCTGGCACTTGAAGAAGCCAATGAAACCGGCGCCTCCTACGGTCGGTGTGTCCGTATCGCCCTACCAAACGGCGAATCCCGTTGGTTTGAACTGTCGGTGGCAAAGCGACCAAGCAGCAATCACTCGACCGTCACTTTTCTTGTGTTATCCCGCGATATTACCGAACGAAAGCACGCCGAGGGAACAACTATTGAAGCTCGAGCCCGCCTCCTAAGTGTCCTGCAGACCATTCCTGACATGGTATGGCTGAAAGACGTAACAGGCAAATATCTGTTGTGCAATCATGCGTTCGAAGGATTGGTCGGCAAGGCAGAAGCGGAAATCGTTGGGAAAACGGACTATGATTTGTTTACTCCCGAACTCGCCCAGTTTTTTCGGGACAAGGATGAGGAGGCCATGCAAGCCGGCCGTATTCTCATCGATGAGGAACGGTTCACCGCTCACGAGGACGGCCGATCAGTGCTTTTGGAAACTCGTAAGGTTCCGGTATTCTCCGGGGGAAAGCTGACCGGGATTCTCGGCGTCGCCCGCGATATCACCGAACTGGACACGTCCCGTAAGAAAATCCGTCAGATGGCATTCTACGATTCTCTGACCGGCCTGCCTAACCGGACACTTTTCAATGAACGGTTACGCGAGATGATCAGGGACGCGGCTTCGGCGGGCCAGCGAGCCGGGGTGATGCTGGTCGACATGGACCATTTCAAAGCAGTCAATGACACTATGGGACATCCAGTCGGTGACGAGTTGCTGCGGCAGGTGGCGACCCGCTTGAAAGAAGGCGTCCGTACCAGCGACACAGTGGCGAGACTCGGTGGCGATGAGTTTGCTGTCTTGCTTCCGAATGTTAAGGACAATGACGATTTGGCTCAAATTGCCAGCAGAATGCTCGCCGCATTCGGAGAACGTTTCATGCTTTCCGACAGGGAGTTCTTTGTATCCTGCAGTATTGGGATAGCGGTATTTCCAAATGACGGCGACGCACCCGACGATTTGGTGAAATATGCGGATTCTGCAATGTATTTAGCAAAGCGTTCGGGGCGTAGCAACTTCCGCTTTTACTCAAGAGATCTCACGATTGGGGCTGAAAAGCGCCTGGCGCTAGAATCAGACCTACGCCTTGCTATGAAACATGGGCAACTTGAACTCCATTATCAACCAAAGGTCCTTTTGGACAACGGAAAGGTGATCGGTTCAGAAGCCCTGCTTCGATGGCATCATCCGAGGTTGGGAATGATCCCTCCGGGCGAATTCATTGGTGTCGCCGAGGAAACCGGATTGATCATCGATCTGGGACGATGGGTGCTGCATGAGGCGTGTCTGACTGCTGCCGTCATGAACGCAGATGGACTGCCCCCGCACAAGATCGCGATAAATTTGTCTCCCAAGCAGTTTCAATGCCCGCATTTGTCGCAAACGATCGCGGACGTATTGCAGGAAACCGGTTGTCGTGCGGAGTGGATCGAGGTCGAAATAACTGAGAGCCTCCTGCTCCACAACTGTGAGGGCGTTTCGACGACACTCTCTCAATTGCATGCGAGCGGAATTTCCATAGCGATCGATGATTTCGGCACCGGCTACTCATCTTTGAGCTATTTGGCCAACTTTCCCATTGATACCCTCAAGATCGACCGGTCATTCATCAATCGATCCGACAAGCGTAGTCGGGAACTGGTGAAGGCAATTCTCTCGATTGCGCGTTGCCTAGGGCAAAATGTGGTCGCTGAGGGCGTGGAGACGGTTGAACAAGAAAAATTCTTGACTGAAAGCGGCTGCGCTGTGGCACAGGGCTTCTACTATAGTAAGCCCATTCCGAAGTCCGAACTTCTCGTCGCGAACGCACGCCCCTGA